The Streptomyces sp. NBC_01197 genome window below encodes:
- a CDS encoding polyamine ABC transporter substrate-binding protein — MSPEVPPPSRRVMLRAGACGLLGAAVGGCGFMPAKTPGAKALAPVRARVDGDLVYFNWADFVDPSVFRGFEKEHGVKVVQSNFDSMEGMVAKLNAGNRYDVIFPTAKWAQRLVRGGRLRRIDHGQLTNSHAVFGRHSYFADPWYDPGSAHTVPFTAYKTGLGWRRDRLGALTGSWKDLWNDEGRGKVFLLDDRDEVLGMGALELGLDVSTGDTGDLGRITSLLGTLRPRLRGFSSDSYNNLLNGNATITQAWSGDMAAMLNQAKDPSVFGFEAPKEGAPINSDCYAIPWNAPHPGTAMLFIDYMLRPENVKKNIEYIGYPMPVAGSEKVYADLVKPFPECLVTEDDLKADLFFRNGSRMAEDARDTAWTHVKAG, encoded by the coding sequence ATGTCCCCCGAGGTACCCCCACCGTCCCGACGCGTCATGCTGCGGGCAGGCGCCTGCGGCCTGCTGGGCGCCGCGGTCGGCGGCTGCGGGTTCATGCCCGCCAAAACGCCCGGCGCCAAGGCCCTCGCCCCGGTCAGGGCACGCGTCGACGGCGATCTCGTCTACTTCAACTGGGCCGACTTCGTCGACCCGTCCGTCTTCAGGGGCTTCGAAAAGGAGCACGGCGTCAAGGTCGTCCAGTCGAACTTCGACTCGATGGAGGGCATGGTCGCCAAGCTCAATGCCGGCAATCGCTATGACGTCATCTTCCCCACCGCCAAGTGGGCCCAGCGTCTCGTACGAGGCGGACGGCTGCGCCGTATCGATCACGGTCAGCTGACCAACTCCCACGCCGTGTTCGGCAGGCACAGCTACTTCGCCGACCCCTGGTACGACCCGGGCTCCGCGCACACGGTCCCCTTCACCGCCTACAAGACCGGCCTCGGCTGGCGCCGCGACAGGCTCGGCGCGCTGACCGGGTCCTGGAAGGATCTCTGGAACGACGAGGGCAGGGGCAAAGTGTTCCTGCTCGACGACCGCGACGAGGTCCTCGGCATGGGCGCGCTGGAACTCGGCCTGGACGTCAGCACCGGAGACACCGGCGACCTCGGCCGCATCACCTCACTGCTGGGCACCCTCCGCCCACGGCTGCGTGGCTTCTCCAGCGACAGCTACAACAACCTCCTCAACGGCAACGCGACCATCACCCAGGCGTGGAGCGGGGACATGGCCGCCATGCTCAACCAGGCCAAGGACCCCTCCGTCTTCGGCTTCGAGGCCCCCAAGGAGGGCGCGCCGATCAACTCCGACTGCTACGCCATCCCCTGGAACGCCCCCCACCCCGGCACCGCGATGCTGTTCATCGACTACATGCTGCGGCCGGAGAACGTGAAGAAGAACATCGAGTACATCGGCTACCCGATGCCGGTGGCCGGCTCCGAGAAGGTCTACGCCGACCTCGTCAAGCCCTTCCCCGAGTGCCTGGTCACCGAGGACGACCTCAAGGCGGACCTCTTCTTCCGCAACGGCAGCCGCATGGCGGAGGACGCCCGCGACACCGCCTGGACCCATGTGAAGGCGGGCTGA
- the hisN gene encoding histidinol-phosphatase yields the protein MPDYHDDLRLAHVLADAADAATMDRFKALDLKVETKPDMTPVTEADKGAEELIRGQLQRARPRDAILGEEYGLSGTGSRRWIIDPIDGTKNYVRGVPVWATLISLAVAGEGGHEPVVGVVSAPALGRRWWAAKGGGAYTGRSLTSATRLHVSKVSKVSDASFAYASLSGWEAQGRLDGFLDLTRDCWRTRGYGDFWPYMMVAEGSVDICAEPELSLWDMAATAIVVQEAGGEFTSLDGVRGVEGGNAAASNGLLHQDLLGYLNQRY from the coding sequence ATGCCCGACTACCACGATGATCTGCGCCTCGCCCATGTCCTCGCGGACGCCGCCGACGCGGCGACCATGGACCGGTTCAAGGCCCTCGACCTGAAGGTCGAGACGAAGCCGGACATGACCCCCGTGACGGAGGCGGACAAGGGCGCGGAGGAGCTGATCCGCGGACAGCTCCAGCGCGCCAGGCCCCGCGACGCGATCCTCGGTGAGGAGTACGGCCTGTCGGGTACGGGTTCCCGTCGCTGGATCATCGACCCGATCGACGGCACCAAGAACTACGTACGCGGGGTCCCGGTCTGGGCCACTCTGATCTCCCTGGCTGTCGCGGGCGAGGGAGGCCACGAGCCGGTGGTCGGCGTGGTCTCCGCACCCGCGCTGGGCCGCCGCTGGTGGGCGGCGAAGGGCGGCGGCGCGTACACCGGGCGCAGCCTGACCTCGGCCACCCGGCTGCACGTCTCCAAGGTCTCCAAGGTCTCGGACGCCTCGTTCGCGTACGCCTCGCTGAGCGGCTGGGAGGCGCAGGGGCGCCTCGACGGCTTCCTCGACCTGACCCGGGACTGCTGGCGGACCCGGGGGTACGGGGACTTCTGGCCGTACATGATGGTCGCCGAGGGCTCGGTGGACATCTGCGCCGAGCCGGAGCTGTCGCTCTGGGACATGGCGGCCACCGCCATCGTCGTCCAGGAGGCCGGCGGCGAGTTCACCAGCCTGGACGGGGTACGCGGGGTCGAGGGTGGCAACGCGGCCGCGTCGAACGGGCTGCTCCACCAGGATCTGCTGGGCTATCTCAACCAGCGGTACTGA
- a CDS encoding NADH-ubiquinone oxidoreductase-F iron-sulfur binding region domain-containing protein, which yields MTGVFSLLPEGRNSLLTHPASGDLAQYVAAGGYAPVPRPGRLLEQIAAVGLRGRGGAGFPAAVKLRTVRHSPGPAVVVANGEEGEPGSVKDRWLLRHRTHLVLDGVRLVAAMAGAGRGFVYLSDALAERAVRQALTERPSSLRIDVVRTRHTYVAGEETAVVRRIGGGPALPTAKPPRPFERGVGGVPTLVANVETLARIAVLHSRPATAAAVAGTHLVTLSGTGGASALVEAPAGTHLKALAGMFGHSRADAVLLGGLFGGLHGAGWRDLPLDHDGLATAGGALGCGALHFLHPGDCPVAVAAEATAYLAAQSARQCGVCVSGTGALAGTLATLAHGGAGDDTTEKLRRWSRQLPGRGACGLLDAAARIVASLLAHFPDRVDDHRCSPCPVCAGPAPDDGRRFVVAVP from the coding sequence ATGACCGGCGTCTTCTCTCTGCTCCCCGAAGGACGGAACAGCCTGCTCACGCACCCGGCGTCGGGAGACCTCGCCCAGTACGTCGCGGCGGGTGGTTACGCACCGGTGCCGAGGCCGGGCCGGTTGCTCGAGCAGATCGCCGCCGTGGGGCTGCGCGGGCGCGGTGGTGCCGGTTTCCCCGCGGCCGTCAAGCTGCGAACCGTCCGCCACTCGCCCGGCCCGGCCGTCGTCGTCGCCAACGGCGAAGAGGGCGAGCCGGGCTCCGTCAAGGACCGCTGGCTGCTGCGTCACCGTACCCACCTGGTGCTGGACGGCGTCCGACTGGTGGCGGCCATGGCCGGTGCCGGACGAGGCTTCGTCTACCTATCCGACGCCCTCGCCGAGCGGGCCGTCCGCCAGGCACTCACCGAGCGGCCCAGCAGCCTGCGTATCGACGTCGTCCGGACCCGGCACACGTACGTCGCCGGGGAGGAGACCGCGGTCGTACGACGCATCGGCGGCGGCCCGGCGCTGCCCACGGCCAAACCCCCGCGCCCGTTCGAAAGGGGCGTCGGCGGCGTCCCCACCCTCGTCGCCAACGTGGAGACCCTGGCCCGCATCGCGGTGCTGCACTCCCGCCCCGCTACCGCGGCCGCCGTCGCCGGCACTCATCTGGTGACCCTTTCCGGGACAGGTGGCGCGAGCGCGCTGGTCGAGGCGCCCGCCGGCACGCATCTGAAGGCTCTCGCCGGCATGTTCGGGCACAGCAGAGCCGACGCGGTCCTGCTGGGCGGCCTGTTCGGCGGACTGCACGGCGCGGGCTGGCGGGACCTCCCGCTCGATCACGACGGGCTGGCCACGGCGGGCGGCGCGCTCGGCTGCGGGGCGCTGCACTTCCTGCACCCCGGGGACTGCCCGGTCGCCGTGGCCGCCGAGGCCACCGCCTACCTCGCGGCACAGAGTGCCCGGCAGTGCGGGGTGTGCGTCTCAGGTACCGGGGCGCTGGCCGGAACGCTCGCGACCCTCGCACACGGCGGGGCCGGCGACGACACTACCGAAAAGCTGCGGCGCTGGTCCCGGCAACTGCCCGGCCGGGGCGCCTGCGGGCTGCTCGACGCCGCTGCGCGCATCGTCGCCAGCCTGCTGGCGCACTTCCCCGACCGGGTCGACGACCACCGATGCTCACCCTGCCCCGTATGCGCCGGCCCGGCGCCCGACGACGGCCGCCGGTTCGTGGTGGCCGTTCCCTGA
- a CDS encoding ABC transporter ATP-binding protein produces MDETDATPAVRLDGVSKQFSDSYAVHDLDLDIEAGHFFSLLGPSGCGKTTSLRMIGGFSDPTEGSVLLAGEDVTGLPPNKRNVNTVFQSYALFDHLSITDNIAFGLKRKGVDRAQVRQRVGEMLDLVQLGGLAERKPRTLSGGQRQRVALARALVNRPAVLLLDEPLAALDLKLRRQMQVELKQIQREVGITFVFVTHDQDEALTMSDRIAVMNDGRVEQCGSPEDVYEHPASTFVASFLGTSNLMNGTYRNGEVALVHGPALDVGSRTGITDGTAVSVSVRPEKIWLSDFEPGMSVLSGIVRDTVYSGPTTTYLIELAPGVTLSVLEQNTARARMEDRWCGGETVEVGWRPEHCLVLV; encoded by the coding sequence ATGGACGAGACCGACGCGACCCCGGCCGTCCGGCTCGACGGCGTCTCCAAGCAGTTCTCGGACTCCTACGCCGTACACGACCTCGACCTCGACATCGAAGCCGGCCACTTCTTCTCCCTGCTCGGCCCCTCCGGCTGCGGCAAGACCACCTCGCTGCGCATGATCGGCGGGTTCAGCGACCCCACCGAGGGGTCGGTGCTGCTCGCCGGCGAGGACGTGACCGGGCTGCCACCCAACAAGCGCAACGTCAACACCGTCTTTCAGAGCTATGCCCTGTTCGACCACCTGAGCATCACCGACAACATCGCCTTCGGCCTCAAACGCAAGGGCGTGGACCGGGCACAGGTCCGCCAGCGCGTAGGCGAGATGCTGGACCTGGTGCAGCTCGGCGGTCTCGCCGAGCGCAAGCCCCGTACCCTCTCCGGCGGTCAGCGGCAGCGCGTCGCCCTGGCCCGTGCCCTCGTCAACCGGCCCGCTGTCCTGCTCCTCGACGAGCCGCTGGCCGCCCTCGACCTGAAACTGCGCCGGCAGATGCAGGTGGAGCTCAAGCAGATCCAGCGCGAGGTCGGCATCACGTTCGTCTTCGTCACCCACGACCAGGATGAGGCGCTGACCATGTCCGACCGGATCGCCGTGATGAACGATGGCCGCGTCGAGCAGTGCGGCAGCCCCGAGGACGTCTACGAGCACCCGGCCAGCACCTTCGTCGCCTCCTTCCTGGGCACCTCCAACCTGATGAACGGCACCTACCGGAACGGCGAGGTCGCCCTCGTCCATGGCCCCGCCCTGGATGTCGGCAGCCGCACCGGCATCACGGACGGCACCGCCGTCAGCGTGTCCGTACGCCCCGAGAAGATCTGGCTGTCCGACTTCGAACCCGGCATGTCGGTGCTGAGCGGCATCGTCCGCGACACCGTCTACAGCGGGCCCACCACCACCTACCTGATCGAACTGGCGCCCGGCGTCACGCTGTCGGTGCTGGAGCAGAACACGGCCCGCGCGCGCATGGAGGACCGCTGGTGCGGCGGCGAGACCGTGGAGGTCGGCTGGCGGCCGGAGCACTGCCTGGTCCTGGTCTGA
- a CDS encoding aminobutyraldehyde dehydrogenase codes for MADHTYRTTVLNHIGGKDVPAASRATLRLIDPTTGRVHGTAPLSGAEDVDTAQRAAQEAFDCWSATTPMQRQTALLRIADALEGQAGVLASAEVADTGKPRALFLADELPAIVDGMRYFAGAARNLPGAAAMEYTPGRTSVLRREPVGVCAQITPWNYPLMMAAWKVAPALAAGNTVILKPSDSTPSSATLLARLAAEHLPPGVLNVVCGDRDTGRHLVVHPGIRLVAVTGSVRAGQQIAAAAAAGLKRLHLELGGNAPVVIHEDADLGEAVEQLSSLAFYNAGQDCTAATRILVHHRIHDAFLAAFAERAERQVPGDPDDPDTDFGPLNNTAQLANVRRLLDSLPDHAEVITGGAAPARPGFFHQATVVAGVRQQDEIVQSEVFGPVVTVQPFTHESEAFHMANAVPQGLAAGVWTSDHDRAMRASRALQAGIVWVNTHGTTVSEMPHGGVRHSGYGSDLSLAGLLDYTQVKHVML; via the coding sequence GTGGCTGACCACACCTACCGCACCACCGTCCTGAACCACATCGGCGGCAAGGACGTGCCCGCCGCCTCCAGAGCCACTCTGCGCCTGATCGACCCGACCACCGGACGCGTCCACGGCACAGCGCCGCTCTCCGGCGCTGAGGACGTCGACACGGCCCAGCGGGCGGCGCAGGAGGCCTTCGACTGCTGGTCGGCCACCACCCCGATGCAACGCCAGACCGCGCTGCTGCGCATCGCCGACGCACTGGAGGGACAGGCCGGCGTCCTGGCGAGCGCCGAGGTCGCCGACACCGGCAAACCGCGCGCTCTGTTCCTGGCGGACGAACTGCCCGCGATCGTCGACGGGATGCGGTACTTCGCCGGAGCCGCCCGGAATCTCCCGGGCGCCGCCGCCATGGAGTACACCCCGGGCCGCACCTCCGTACTGCGCCGCGAGCCAGTCGGCGTCTGCGCCCAGATCACCCCGTGGAACTACCCGCTGATGATGGCCGCGTGGAAGGTGGCGCCCGCGCTCGCCGCCGGGAACACCGTCATCCTCAAACCGTCCGACTCCACCCCCTCCTCGGCCACACTCCTCGCCCGGCTGGCCGCCGAGCATCTGCCGCCCGGTGTGCTCAACGTCGTGTGCGGCGATCGTGACACCGGGCGCCACCTGGTCGTCCACCCCGGCATCCGGCTGGTCGCCGTCACCGGCAGTGTCCGCGCCGGACAGCAGATCGCGGCCGCCGCGGCCGCCGGTCTCAAACGGCTCCACCTGGAACTCGGCGGCAACGCCCCGGTGGTGATCCACGAGGACGCCGATCTCGGCGAGGCGGTCGAGCAGTTGTCGTCGCTCGCCTTCTACAACGCGGGCCAGGACTGCACGGCCGCCACCAGGATCCTGGTCCACCACCGGATCCACGACGCCTTCCTCGCCGCGTTCGCCGAGCGGGCCGAGCGGCAGGTGCCGGGTGACCCCGACGACCCGGACACCGACTTCGGTCCTCTCAACAACACCGCCCAACTTGCCAACGTACGCCGCCTGCTGGACTCGCTCCCGGACCACGCTGAGGTCATAACGGGCGGCGCGGCGCCGGCCCGCCCCGGATTCTTTCACCAGGCCACCGTGGTCGCCGGAGTCAGGCAGCAGGACGAGATCGTCCAGAGCGAGGTGTTCGGACCGGTCGTCACCGTCCAGCCCTTCACCCACGAATCCGAGGCCTTCCACATGGCGAACGCGGTCCCCCAGGGGCTCGCCGCCGGCGTCTGGACGAGCGACCACGACCGGGCCATGCGCGCGAGCCGCGCGCTGCAGGCAGGGATCGTCTGGGTCAACACCCACGGCACGACCGTGTCGGAGATGCCGCACGGCGGCGTACGTCACTCCGGTTACGGCAGCGACCTCTCCCTCGCCGGGCTGCTGGACTACACCCAGGTCAAACACGTCATGCTGTGA
- a CDS encoding CBS domain-containing protein, whose translation MFVRDAMSTVVLTIGPAHTLRQSATLMSARRIGAAVVFDPDTCGVGILTERDILNAVGGGLDPDRETAGAHTTTDVVFAAPSWTLEEAAEAMSNGGFRHLIVLDGVGPVGIVSVRDIIRCWAPDRREAAALVAS comes from the coding sequence ATGTTCGTCCGCGACGCCATGAGCACGGTGGTCCTCACCATCGGCCCCGCACACACGCTCCGACAGTCCGCCACTCTGATGTCCGCACGCCGTATCGGCGCGGCTGTCGTATTCGACCCCGACACCTGCGGAGTCGGCATTCTGACCGAGCGCGACATCCTCAACGCCGTCGGCGGTGGCCTCGACCCCGACCGGGAGACGGCGGGCGCCCACACCACCACGGACGTCGTCTTCGCCGCGCCCTCCTGGACCCTGGAGGAAGCGGCCGAGGCGATGTCGAACGGCGGCTTCCGCCACCTGATCGTGCTCGACGGCGTCGGCCCGGTCGGCATCGTGTCGGTGCGCGACATCATCCGCTGCTGGGCGCCGGACAGGCGCGAGGCGGCGGCACTGGTCGCCTCCTGA
- a CDS encoding ABC transporter permease, translated as MALLRHRSSHVRRRGPDATGTRMWTWLMLPGTLWMTGFLVASLVLVAVLAVGTTDELGNPRFGFDLAGVRALADPAYTEVLARSLGYAVLTCVICLLIAYPVAYTVALYGGRCKHALIAAIVVPFFANYLVRMYGWSVVLSDDGPVLRALRAVGLADNSTKILNTGAGVVAGLVYGFVVFMIIPLYAALERLDVSLIEAGRDLYGGPVRTFLFVTLPATRQGAAAGLVLVFLPAMGDFVSAQLMGGPDQIMIGNLIQDKFFQGQNWPLGSALTMLLMLVLLIGMFGYLRRTRKDEAEARR; from the coding sequence ATGGCACTGCTGCGTCACCGCTCGTCACACGTCCGCCGTCGCGGCCCGGACGCCACCGGCACCCGGATGTGGACCTGGCTCATGCTGCCCGGCACCCTGTGGATGACCGGATTCCTCGTAGCCTCGCTGGTGCTCGTCGCCGTACTCGCAGTCGGTACCACCGACGAACTCGGCAACCCGCGCTTCGGCTTCGACCTTGCCGGTGTCCGCGCCCTCGCCGACCCCGCCTACACCGAAGTCCTGGCGCGATCCCTCGGCTACGCCGTGCTGACCTGCGTCATCTGCCTGCTGATCGCCTACCCGGTGGCGTACACCGTCGCCCTGTACGGCGGCCGGTGCAAACACGCGCTGATCGCCGCGATCGTGGTGCCGTTCTTCGCCAACTACCTGGTCCGTATGTACGGCTGGTCGGTGGTCCTGTCCGACGACGGGCCCGTGCTGCGCGCCCTGCGCGCGGTGGGGCTGGCCGACAACAGTACGAAGATCCTCAACACCGGTGCAGGCGTGGTCGCGGGACTCGTCTACGGCTTCGTGGTCTTCATGATCATCCCGCTGTACGCGGCACTGGAACGCCTGGACGTCTCCCTCATCGAGGCCGGCCGCGATCTGTACGGCGGCCCGGTGCGGACCTTCCTCTTCGTCACCCTGCCCGCCACCCGACAGGGCGCGGCGGCCGGGCTCGTCCTGGTCTTCCTGCCCGCCATGGGCGACTTCGTCAGCGCACAACTCATGGGAGGCCCGGACCAGATCATGATCGGCAATCTCATTCAGGACAAGTTCTTCCAGGGCCAGAACTGGCCACTGGGCTCCGCGCTCACCATGCTGCTGATGCTGGTCCTGCTGATCGGGATGTTCGGCTACCTGCGGCGCACCCGCAAGGACGAAGCGGAGGCCCGCCGATGA
- a CDS encoding ferredoxin produces MKLLLDSTRCQGYGLCQEPAPELIDLDEWGYAQVRGTTVPQEGEDAAAAAVAACPNFALRLGK; encoded by the coding sequence ATGAAACTCCTGCTGGACTCCACCCGCTGCCAAGGCTACGGCCTGTGCCAGGAACCCGCGCCCGAGTTGATCGACCTCGACGAGTGGGGCTACGCGCAGGTGCGCGGCACCACCGTGCCGCAGGAGGGCGAGGACGCCGCGGCGGCAGCCGTCGCCGCCTGCCCCAACTTCGCCCTGCGGCTGGGGAAGTGA
- a CDS encoding flavin monoamine oxidase family protein, which translates to MHHDVIVLGAGLAGLAAARDLAAAGTDVLVLEARDRVGGRVEQARLPDGRTVQLGGEVVGRAHTAYLQLAEEMGLKLVPSYVAEPGRITRATPEGRSAGDPPHWFGPGDAALHERLGAEFTALAATVGPDDPWSHPEAAALDRLSVADWLRSRHATPAVVRLWDIGQLALAGGSYERTSLLAALRKSAAVPGSGSGDYDYDDWEGMRLAEGSATLAEVMGRTLGPRIRLGSPVVALHIRPGRCTVRTATGETLTAAAVVSALPVGPLRSVSVTGVSEARLASLHRQRQAVAAKFAAVYDRPFWRAKGLSGLSESEGVLGSTWPQGEGVLSALIPPERYGVLLGAPPQLRTAELLTEVAALYGDEAHHPLACYLRLWGTDPWTQGYVTQWPPGEVTAVGPLHSTHEPPFYVCGSDQWVAGYMEGAVRTGRAAAEEALRRG; encoded by the coding sequence ATGCATCATGACGTGATCGTGCTCGGCGCCGGGCTGGCCGGGCTCGCCGCCGCCCGGGACCTGGCGGCCGCCGGCACCGACGTACTGGTCCTGGAGGCCCGGGACCGCGTCGGCGGCCGGGTCGAACAGGCCCGGCTGCCCGACGGCCGCACCGTCCAGCTGGGCGGTGAAGTGGTGGGCCGCGCCCACACCGCCTACCTTCAACTGGCGGAGGAAATGGGCCTGAAGCTGGTCCCGAGCTATGTCGCCGAGCCGGGCCGCATCACCCGCGCAACCCCCGAGGGCCGCTCGGCCGGTGATCCGCCGCACTGGTTCGGCCCCGGCGACGCGGCCCTGCACGAGCGGCTCGGCGCGGAGTTCACGGCCCTGGCCGCCACCGTCGGCCCCGACGACCCCTGGTCACATCCGGAGGCGGCCGCCCTCGACCGGCTGTCGGTGGCCGACTGGCTGCGCTCGCGGCACGCCACGCCCGCCGTCGTACGCCTGTGGGACATCGGCCAACTGGCCCTCGCCGGTGGCTCCTACGAGCGGACCTCGCTCCTCGCCGCCCTGCGCAAGAGCGCCGCGGTACCCGGTTCCGGCTCGGGCGACTACGACTACGACGACTGGGAGGGAATGCGGCTCGCCGAGGGCTCCGCCACCCTCGCCGAGGTCATGGGCCGCACACTCGGCCCGCGTATCCGCCTCGGCTCACCCGTCGTCGCCCTGCACATACGCCCCGGCCGCTGCACCGTACGCACGGCCACCGGTGAAACCCTCACCGCCGCCGCGGTGGTGAGCGCCCTGCCCGTGGGACCTCTGCGCTCCGTCTCCGTCACCGGGGTGAGCGAGGCGCGCCTCGCATCCCTGCACCGCCAACGCCAGGCGGTGGCCGCCAAGTTCGCCGCCGTCTACGACCGTCCTTTCTGGCGCGCGAAGGGGCTGAGCGGCCTGTCCGAGTCCGAGGGAGTCCTGGGCAGTACCTGGCCGCAGGGCGAGGGCGTCCTCTCCGCCCTGATACCGCCCGAACGCTACGGCGTCCTGCTGGGCGCCCCGCCCCAGCTGCGCACCGCCGAACTGCTCACCGAGGTGGCCGCCCTGTACGGCGACGAAGCCCACCACCCGCTCGCCTGCTACCTGCGGCTGTGGGGAACCGATCCGTGGACTCAGGGCTATGTCACCCAGTGGCCGCCGGGCGAGGTCACGGCGGTCGGCCCGCTGCACAGCACCCACGAGCCCCCGTTCTACGTCTGCGGCTCCGATCAGTGGGTCGCCGGATACATGGAAGGCGCCGTCCGCACCGGCCGCGCCGCCGCCGAGGAGGCCCTGCGCCGTGGCTGA
- a CDS encoding aromatic ring-hydroxylating oxygenase subunit alpha, which translates to MRPPTTRAATPPAPPPEPAPEHPGQALPAHYYTDPAIASAEAERVFARSWQLACHESDLPGPGARLTATAAGREVLVVRTEDGGLAAHLNVCRHRGTRLVAGPEPSGKAIRCPYHGWTYKLDGRLVGAPEARRIPCLDKPRLGLHRVNVESFLGFVFVNLDLDAAPLSETCAGLAEAMGRYAGPGLTPVGKHRIHDLTGGEEQNANWKVIVDNYLEGYHVPVAHPSLMRLLDYQAYTVDVQENYVLFESPLRDKPSSNWTERLYQRLASPMPGLTEADRRVWRYAVIYPNTLIDFYPDHVLAWTALPTAQDRAAIPGAFYTRRGESLRTRLARRLNIHIGWVTNDEDAELVERVQAGLSTPGFEPGPLSHREAAVGWFAHRVRDDLDGEAR; encoded by the coding sequence ATGCGACCCCCGACCACCCGGGCAGCCACCCCGCCTGCCCCTCCCCCGGAGCCGGCCCCCGAGCACCCGGGCCAGGCCCTGCCCGCCCACTACTACACCGATCCGGCTATCGCCTCGGCGGAGGCCGAACGCGTCTTCGCCAGGTCCTGGCAGCTCGCCTGCCACGAATCCGACCTCCCCGGTCCCGGCGCCCGCCTCACCGCGACCGCCGCGGGCCGGGAGGTTCTGGTCGTCCGGACCGAGGACGGCGGCCTCGCCGCTCACCTCAACGTCTGCCGCCACCGCGGCACCCGCCTGGTCGCCGGCCCGGAGCCGTCGGGCAAGGCGATCCGCTGCCCGTACCACGGCTGGACCTACAAGCTGGACGGACGACTCGTCGGCGCCCCTGAGGCGCGCCGGATCCCCTGCCTGGACAAACCCCGGCTCGGGCTGCACCGGGTCAACGTGGAGTCCTTCCTCGGCTTCGTCTTCGTCAACCTCGACCTCGACGCGGCTCCGCTCTCCGAAACCTGCGCCGGTCTCGCCGAGGCCATGGGCCGCTACGCCGGACCCGGCCTGACGCCCGTGGGCAAGCACCGCATCCACGACCTCACCGGTGGGGAGGAGCAGAACGCCAACTGGAAAGTGATCGTCGACAACTACCTGGAGGGCTACCACGTCCCCGTGGCTCATCCCTCGCTGATGCGGCTCCTGGACTACCAGGCGTACACGGTGGACGTGCAGGAGAACTACGTCCTCTTCGAGTCGCCGCTGCGCGACAAGCCGTCCTCGAACTGGACGGAGCGGCTCTATCAGCGGCTGGCCAGCCCGATGCCGGGACTGACCGAGGCCGACCGGCGCGTGTGGCGCTACGCCGTGATCTATCCGAACACGCTCATCGACTTCTACCCTGACCACGTGCTCGCGTGGACCGCCCTTCCCACCGCCCAGGACCGGGCGGCGATCCCCGGCGCCTTCTACACCCGGCGCGGCGAGAGCCTGCGCACCAGGCTGGCCCGGCGGCTGAACATCCACATCGGCTGGGTCACCAACGACGAGGACGCCGAACTGGTGGAACGCGTACAGGCCGGCCTGTCCACGCCCGGGTTCGAGCCTGGACCGCTCTCGCACCGCGAGGCCGCCGTGGGCTGGTTCGCCCACCGGGTCCGGGACGACCTCGATGGTGAGGCACGGTGA
- a CDS encoding ABC transporter permease yields MTLLRLPSATAPTRPAARSRTRRGRADRRPRVLVTVTALFFALLYLPIGVVALFSFNSERSLTVFGGFSLRWYRAFVHDDVLISSLVTSLRISLVAMAGAVLIGVALALGLVRCRTRLGSLAGLIMLVPLITPEIVTGVASMLLFKGLGVTLSTGTVMLSEITFSISYVTVILRSRVAALNPEVEEAAMDLGATRWQAVRLVTLPALLPAVLASAVLIFALVFDDFVLAYFTTGVDPQPLSVRIYSAIRFGVQPTINAVGTLMLAGSIGLIALALFLPRLFGRRGGLDILSGE; encoded by the coding sequence ATGACCCTGCTGCGGCTGCCCTCCGCCACCGCCCCCACCCGGCCCGCGGCACGCTCCCGAACGCGGCGCGGCCGCGCCGACCGCCGGCCGCGCGTCCTCGTCACCGTCACGGCGCTCTTCTTCGCACTGCTCTACCTGCCCATCGGCGTAGTAGCCCTGTTCTCCTTCAACTCCGAGAGATCCCTGACCGTCTTCGGCGGATTCAGCCTGCGCTGGTACCGCGCCTTCGTCCACGACGACGTCCTGATCTCCTCCCTCGTCACCAGCCTGCGGATCTCCCTGGTGGCGATGGCCGGTGCGGTCCTCATCGGTGTGGCCCTCGCGCTCGGTCTGGTGCGCTGTCGCACGCGGCTCGGCTCGCTCGCCGGCCTGATCATGCTCGTTCCCCTGATCACCCCGGAGATCGTCACCGGCGTCGCGTCGATGCTGCTGTTCAAGGGCCTGGGCGTGACGCTGTCCACCGGCACGGTGATGCTGTCGGAGATCACGTTCTCCATCTCCTACGTCACGGTGATCCTCCGCTCCAGGGTCGCCGCGCTGAACCCCGAGGTAGAGGAGGCCGCGATGGATCTCGGCGCCACCCGCTGGCAGGCGGTCCGCCTGGTCACTCTGCCCGCCCTGCTGCCGGCCGTTCTCGCCAGTGCCGTACTGATCTTCGCGCTTGTCTTCGACGACTTCGTCCTCGCCTACTTCACCACCGGCGTAGACCCCCAGCCGCTGTCGGTACGCATCTACTCGGCGATCCGCTTCGGAGTGCAGCCCACCATCAACGCCGTCGGCACCCTGATGCTCGCCGGATCCATCGGGCTGATCGCCCTGGCCCTGTTCCTTCCGCGCCTCTTCGGCCGCCGCGGCGGCCTCGACATCCTCTCCGGAGAGTGA